In the genome of Cystobacter fuscus DSM 2262, one region contains:
- the rpmB gene encoding 50S ribosomal protein L28 — MSKVCQVTGKRPLVGNNVSHANNKTKTRSLPNIQTHRFWVPSLGRFVRLRVSAHGIRIINKRGIDRVIAELRERGEKF, encoded by the coding sequence ATGTCCAAGGTCTGTCAGGTCACCGGGAAGCGGCCGTTGGTGGGCAACAACGTCAGCCATGCCAACAACAAGACGAAGACGCGCTCGCTGCCGAACATCCAGACGCATCGCTTCTGGGTGCCGAGCCTCGGCCGCTTCGTGCGGCTGCGCGTGAGCGCCCACGGCATCCGCATCATCAACAAGCGGGGCATTGATCGCGTCATCGCGGAGCTGCGCGAGCGCGGCGAGAAGTTCTGA
- the rpmG gene encoding 50S ribosomal protein L33: MPKGNRTIVHLVSSAGSGYVYTTTKNKRKSQEKLQLKKYDPRVRKHVLFVEGKP, from the coding sequence ATGCCCAAGGGCAACCGAACCATCGTCCACCTCGTCTCGAGCGCCGGCAGCGGCTACGTCTACACGACGACGAAGAACAAGCGGAAGTCGCAGGAGAAGCTCCAGCTCAAGAAGTACGACCCCCGCGTGCGCAAGCACGTGCTGTTCGTGGAAGGCAAGCCATGA
- a CDS encoding putative metal-binding motif-containing protein — MKPTRHIAWSALLGMALSACGPAPDGEEMELTSQEQGLEAGCTALSPSIASHSCLHSNTSADHVAVTATSGSTASTPSLTGTHKQFDVTLPAGATGTVKFTPGTTGSWAFYLNKSITFTAKSGATTLASALAKTVSTSCGLTNYTVYNLTAGTTYTLELGTASGNLVGVIPERVEDYNTRYYQDADGDAYGNNNVSILSACVPPAGYVTARYDCNDSNASINPGAAEVTGNSVDENCNGSLSN; from the coding sequence ATGAAGCCGACGCGACACATCGCCTGGAGCGCGCTCCTGGGCATGGCCCTCTCCGCCTGCGGTCCCGCTCCCGATGGCGAGGAGATGGAACTCACCTCTCAGGAGCAGGGACTCGAGGCGGGCTGCACCGCCCTCAGCCCCTCCATCGCCAGCCACTCCTGCCTGCACTCGAACACCAGCGCCGACCACGTGGCCGTGACCGCCACGAGCGGCTCCACCGCCTCGACGCCGTCCCTCACCGGCACCCACAAGCAGTTCGACGTGACGCTGCCCGCCGGCGCCACGGGCACGGTGAAGTTCACCCCGGGCACCACGGGCTCCTGGGCCTTCTACCTGAACAAGAGCATCACCTTCACCGCCAAGAGCGGCGCCACGACGCTCGCCTCCGCCCTGGCCAAGACGGTGAGCACGAGCTGCGGTCTGACGAACTACACCGTCTACAACCTCACCGCCGGCACCACGTACACGCTGGAGCTGGGCACCGCCTCGGGCAACCTCGTGGGCGTCATCCCCGAGCGCGTCGAGGACTACAACACCCGCTACTACCAGGACGCGGACGGTGACGCCTACGGCAACAACAACGTCTCCATCCTCTCCGCCTGCGTGCCGCCGGCCGGCTACGTCACAGCCCGGTACGACTGCAACGACAGCAACGCCAGCATCAACCCCGGGGCCGCCGAGGTCACGGGCAACAGCGTGGACGAGAACTGCAACGGCTCGCTGAGCAACTGA
- a CDS encoding Ig-like domain-containing protein, translating into MRRAPLLSTVLSSCLLALSACGDAPPAPVNPNPEPGRPSVTATSPASGDEARLPGALTQVSLTFSGPMDTSRGTLRPSSGLVLGAPTWSGNTLTAPITRIGHDEEHTLTLEGFQDAEGRPVEHTLRFRTGTDRPRPVVTASSIPEGAQDVYPLELYFDHEARRPGIYPRKQLSLRFSVPMRTTDAQVKLENHTDPSIAPRVITGQWRDEGRELLLTLPAPEDGGPGGATLEEKSRYTLDLSALRGAEVGNRLDSVAFLGDGRLDFTTSERNGELEHACTHALANEAEAIQATTGEAPPFGFAPLTDTGHSRYRVTLPGEQQHGYTSLVSKPDQDEHIVLYLDRELAVGAYDGMEFKDVAVKVEAARPVCTGITHVASFAATQGNRDYFLRFGPTPGAVFEFILERHAH; encoded by the coding sequence ATGCGTCGCGCGCCCCTTCTGTCCACCGTGCTGTCCTCCTGCCTGCTGGCCCTGTCCGCCTGTGGCGATGCTCCCCCCGCTCCCGTGAACCCCAACCCGGAGCCGGGTAGGCCCTCGGTGACGGCCACCTCGCCCGCCAGTGGCGACGAGGCGCGGCTCCCCGGGGCCCTCACCCAGGTGTCCCTCACCTTCAGCGGGCCCATGGACACGTCCAGGGGAACGCTGCGGCCCTCCTCCGGGCTGGTGCTCGGCGCGCCCACCTGGTCCGGCAACACGCTCACCGCGCCCATCACGCGCATCGGCCATGACGAGGAGCACACGCTCACGCTCGAGGGCTTCCAGGATGCCGAGGGCCGACCCGTGGAGCACACGCTGCGCTTCCGCACCGGGACGGATCGCCCGCGTCCGGTCGTCACCGCCTCCAGCATTCCGGAGGGCGCCCAGGACGTGTATCCCCTGGAGCTGTACTTCGACCACGAGGCGCGCCGCCCGGGCATCTACCCGCGCAAGCAACTGTCGCTGCGCTTCAGCGTCCCCATGCGCACCACCGACGCCCAGGTGAAGCTGGAGAACCACACCGACCCGAGCATCGCGCCGCGCGTCATCACCGGCCAGTGGCGTGACGAGGGCCGCGAGCTGCTGCTCACCCTGCCCGCGCCCGAGGACGGTGGCCCCGGTGGCGCCACCCTGGAGGAGAAGTCCCGCTACACCCTGGACCTGTCCGCCCTGCGCGGCGCCGAGGTGGGCAACCGGCTCGACTCCGTGGCGTTCCTCGGGGACGGCCGGCTGGACTTCACGACCTCGGAGCGGAACGGAGAGCTGGAGCACGCCTGCACCCACGCGCTCGCGAACGAGGCGGAGGCGATCCAGGCCACGACGGGCGAGGCGCCCCCGTTCGGCTTCGCCCCCCTCACCGACACGGGCCACTCGCGCTACCGCGTCACGCTGCCCGGCGAGCAGCAGCACGGCTATACCTCGCTCGTCTCGAAGCCGGACCAGGACGAGCACATCGTGCTCTACCTCGACCGGGAACTCGCCGTGGGCGCCTACGACGGCATGGAGTTCAAGGACGTCGCCGTGAAGGTCGAGGCCGCCCGGCCCGTGTGCACGGGCATCACCCACGTGGCCTCGTTCGCCGCGACCCAGGGCAACCGCGACTATTTCCTGCGCTTCGGGCCCACGCCGGGCGCGGTGTTCGAGTTCATCCTCGAGCGCCACGCCCACTGA
- a CDS encoding sensor histidine kinase — protein MPQTEPRRFRHLLLRAVLLPLGLLLLLAGILLWSVGNLIRAQEGARHSQEALTRLERARQLLIDRETGLRGYLLTGKPAFLEPYQTAGQQLPAVVDALEQSLGGEPEQRAWMTQLRERWRDWDRFAVEELSLFHQGGDWLSLVRSGAGKARMDAIRATLDTIGAETRQRATLQGREAEHAGRTMLLVGGLWTLAVGTLLAWFSRRQLISLAREYDTSLAQVHAQADALRASEARLESRVALRTHELTVANKELETFSYSVSHDLRSPLRAIDGFAQALLEDEGPKLSSEGLRLLSRLQAAATRMGQLIDDLLQLSRVTRAEVQREPVDLSALATSVLQELRQREPTRDVTCTIQPGLPARGDARLLRVLLENLLGNAWKFTSKRSGAHIEFFAETVDGVTQYVVRDNGVGFDMAYAGKLFSPFQRMHKPSDFPGTGIGLATVQRVVHRHGGDISAQATRGAGATFRFTLQETQA, from the coding sequence ATGCCCCAGACCGAGCCACGCCGCTTCCGCCACCTGTTGCTGCGCGCCGTCCTGCTGCCGTTGGGGCTGTTGCTGCTGCTGGCGGGCATCCTCTTGTGGTCGGTGGGCAACCTCATCCGTGCCCAGGAGGGGGCACGGCACTCCCAGGAGGCCCTGACCCGGCTGGAGCGGGCGCGCCAGCTCCTCATCGACCGGGAGACGGGCTTGCGCGGCTACCTCCTCACCGGCAAACCCGCCTTCCTGGAGCCCTACCAGACGGCCGGGCAGCAGCTCCCCGCGGTGGTCGATGCGTTGGAGCAAAGCCTGGGGGGCGAGCCCGAACAACGCGCCTGGATGACGCAACTGCGCGAGCGCTGGCGGGATTGGGATCGGTTCGCCGTTGAGGAGTTGTCCCTCTTCCACCAGGGGGGCGACTGGCTGTCCCTGGTGCGCTCGGGCGCGGGCAAGGCCCGCATGGATGCGATCCGCGCGACCCTGGATACCATTGGCGCCGAGACGCGCCAGCGCGCCACCCTCCAGGGGCGCGAGGCCGAGCACGCGGGCCGGACCATGCTCCTCGTCGGAGGGCTGTGGACGCTCGCGGTGGGCACGCTGCTGGCCTGGTTCAGCCGGCGCCAGCTCATCTCCCTGGCCCGGGAGTACGACACCAGTCTCGCCCAGGTGCACGCCCAGGCGGATGCCCTGCGCGCCAGCGAGGCCCGGTTGGAGTCGCGCGTGGCCCTGCGCACCCACGAACTCACCGTTGCCAACAAGGAGTTGGAGACCTTCAGCTACTCCGTCTCGCACGACCTGCGCTCCCCCTTGCGCGCCATCGACGGCTTCGCCCAGGCGCTGCTCGAGGACGAGGGGCCGAAGCTGTCGTCCGAGGGACTGCGGCTGCTCTCGCGCCTGCAGGCGGCCGCCACGCGCATGGGCCAGCTCATCGACGATTTGTTGCAACTCTCGCGCGTCACCCGCGCCGAGGTGCAGCGCGAGCCGGTGGACTTGAGCGCGCTCGCCACGAGCGTGCTCCAGGAGCTGCGCCAGCGCGAGCCCACGCGTGACGTGACGTGCACCATCCAACCCGGCCTGCCCGCACGGGGAGATGCGCGGCTGCTCCGGGTGCTGCTGGAGAACCTGCTGGGCAATGCCTGGAAGTTCACCAGCAAGCGCTCCGGGGCCCACATCGAGTTCTTCGCGGAGACGGTCGACGGAGTGACCCAGTACGTTGTGCGCGACAACGGGGTGGGGTTCGACATGGCCTACGCGGGCAAGCTCTTCAGTCCCTTCCAGCGGATGCACAAGCCCTCGGACTTCCCGGGCACGGGCATCGGGCTGGCCACGGTGCAGCGCGTCGTCCACCGGCACGGCGGGGACATCTCGGCCCAGGCCACCCGTGGCGCGGGCGCCACCTTCCGCTTCACCCTCCAGGAGACGCAGGCATGA
- a CDS encoding response regulator — protein MSGPRSILLVEDNPDDVDLTRRAFQRAGLTQPMAVVEDGVEALDYLFAREAYAHRASEPLPALVLLDLKLPRLDGHEVLRQIRANPRTRFLPVVVLTSSDEEKDLLESYSNGCNSYVRKPVSYNEFVEAARQLGVYWLVLNRSPPAGGRG, from the coding sequence ATGAGCGGCCCACGGTCCATTCTCCTCGTCGAGGACAACCCGGATGATGTCGACCTCACGCGGCGCGCCTTCCAGCGCGCGGGCCTCACCCAGCCGATGGCCGTGGTGGAGGACGGCGTCGAGGCGCTCGACTACCTCTTCGCCCGCGAGGCCTACGCGCACCGGGCCAGCGAGCCCCTGCCCGCGCTGGTGCTGTTGGATCTCAAGCTGCCGCGCCTGGACGGGCACGAGGTGCTGCGCCAGATTCGCGCCAACCCGCGCACCCGCTTCCTTCCCGTGGTCGTCCTCACCTCCTCGGACGAAGAGAAGGATCTGTTGGAGAGCTACAGCAATGGCTGCAACAGCTACGTGCGCAAGCCGGTGAGCTACAACGAGTTCGTCGAGGCGGCACGTCAGCTCGGTGTCTACTGGCTGGTGCTCAACCGCTCGCCGCCCGCGGGGGGGCGTGGATGA
- a CDS encoding TonB family protein, protein MWTSCLVFCLLGAVAAQPVTPPVAVEIAPPVLPAGEPAPVAPVVVLLRLTIDEEGEVSRVDVRESAGPAFDRSAMAAALRWRFQPARQGEVAVEVQADVPVTFEPPLAPPPEPPSEPPAVSEPEQAPPPSEPPPAEPPPAEPPEPEKPAFATTVRGKAAAPPPAAVGDFQISVGQLADVPRHSASDLMLLAPGVMLANHGGEGHAETIFIRGFDAGEGKDVELRLEGVPLNEVSHAHGHGYADTYFIIPELVDSLRVTEGPYDPSQGDFGVAGTVEYQLGLKRRGLTASASTGSYASRRLSLVYGPPGSSEANFVGLLVRQGPGFGPNRAYANAGVMAQMELRLGDETRLRLLGSSYAARFSSAGVVRETDVVDGRMPCEADADSQFFCLYDPNQGGAAQRHLVSAELRSRLSGGGRFVQQGFAVMRQMRIRENFTGFLNDVPPIGESQRGDATEQTYRGLTVGLRGRYTPGVRLGDQPLPLELGYIARFDDVLTRSRRLRAQGGAPYGTLFDNQVRTTNVGAYASLRHAPLSWLTLRGGVRLDTFLFAVEDQNRPASDRQGPRIPEESIEAYGFFASPRATAEVRLSPHLTWLTSAGLGARSSDAAALSDAELAPYARVTAVETGLGWRLGGEGQPYEFEARGAVFTTRVSQDLVFDETAGRNQPVGPSQRLGAFATSRFTLLERLDVQGSLAWAHATLPAPGAPSWKVWEGTVMPYIPQLIGRVDASLRGQLDVGTFPVSWMLALGHSAIGPKPLPLDRFSEPIFLFDVAASARWKALELGVSVENLLDARWREAEFNYVSNFRGPDAPASLMATRHFSAGAPRTVLATLTVHLDLQEAVP, encoded by the coding sequence ATGTGGACCTCCTGTCTGGTGTTCTGCCTCCTGGGGGCCGTGGCCGCGCAGCCCGTGACCCCTCCCGTCGCGGTGGAGATCGCGCCTCCCGTGTTGCCCGCCGGGGAGCCCGCGCCGGTGGCGCCCGTCGTGGTGCTCCTGCGTCTGACCATCGACGAGGAGGGCGAGGTGTCGCGCGTGGACGTGCGCGAGTCCGCCGGGCCCGCGTTCGATCGCTCCGCCATGGCCGCCGCCCTGCGCTGGCGCTTCCAGCCCGCGAGGCAGGGGGAGGTGGCGGTGGAGGTGCAGGCCGATGTGCCCGTCACCTTCGAGCCCCCGCTCGCGCCGCCCCCGGAGCCTCCCTCGGAGCCGCCCGCCGTGAGCGAACCCGAGCAGGCGCCGCCCCCGTCCGAGCCTCCACCCGCCGAGCCGCCTCCCGCCGAGCCCCCCGAGCCGGAGAAGCCCGCGTTCGCCACCACGGTGCGGGGCAAGGCCGCCGCGCCGCCCCCGGCCGCGGTGGGAGACTTTCAAATCTCCGTGGGCCAGCTCGCCGACGTGCCGCGCCACTCCGCCTCGGATCTGATGTTGCTGGCTCCGGGCGTCATGCTCGCCAACCACGGGGGCGAGGGCCACGCGGAGACCATCTTCATCCGGGGCTTCGACGCGGGCGAGGGCAAGGACGTGGAGCTGCGCCTGGAGGGCGTGCCGCTCAACGAGGTGTCGCACGCGCACGGGCATGGCTACGCGGACACCTACTTCATCATCCCCGAGCTGGTGGACTCGCTGCGCGTCACCGAGGGGCCCTATGACCCGTCGCAGGGCGACTTCGGGGTGGCGGGCACGGTGGAGTACCAGCTCGGCCTGAAGCGGCGCGGCCTCACCGCCTCGGCGAGCACGGGCAGCTACGCCTCGCGGCGGCTGTCGTTGGTGTACGGCCCTCCGGGGTCGAGCGAGGCCAACTTCGTGGGGCTGCTCGTGCGCCAGGGGCCCGGCTTCGGTCCCAACCGGGCCTATGCCAACGCGGGGGTGATGGCCCAGATGGAGCTGCGCCTGGGCGACGAGACGCGGCTGCGGCTGTTGGGGTCGAGCTACGCGGCGCGCTTCTCCTCGGCGGGCGTGGTGCGGGAGACGGACGTGGTGGACGGGCGCATGCCGTGCGAGGCCGACGCGGACTCGCAGTTCTTCTGCCTCTATGATCCGAACCAGGGTGGGGCGGCGCAGCGGCACCTCGTATCCGCGGAGCTGCGCTCGCGGCTGAGCGGGGGCGGGCGCTTCGTACAGCAGGGCTTCGCGGTGATGCGGCAGATGCGCATCCGGGAGAACTTCACCGGCTTCCTCAACGACGTGCCGCCCATTGGCGAGTCCCAGCGGGGCGATGCCACCGAGCAGACCTACCGCGGCCTCACCGTGGGCCTGCGCGGCCGCTACACGCCGGGCGTGCGCCTGGGCGATCAGCCCCTGCCCCTGGAACTGGGCTACATCGCGCGCTTCGACGACGTCCTCACGCGCTCGCGGCGGCTGCGCGCGCAAGGGGGAGCCCCCTACGGCACCCTCTTCGACAACCAGGTGCGCACCACGAACGTGGGGGCCTACGCCTCGCTGCGGCACGCGCCGCTGTCCTGGCTCACCCTGCGCGGCGGGGTGCGGCTGGACACCTTCCTCTTCGCCGTGGAGGACCAGAACCGGCCCGCCTCGGATCGGCAGGGCCCGCGCATCCCCGAGGAGTCCATCGAGGCGTATGGCTTCTTCGCGAGCCCCCGCGCCACCGCCGAGGTGCGGCTGTCCCCCCATCTCACCTGGCTCACCAGCGCGGGCCTGGGCGCGCGCTCCAGTGACGCGGCGGCCCTGTCCGACGCGGAGCTTGCCCCCTATGCGCGCGTGACGGCCGTGGAGACGGGCCTGGGTTGGCGGCTCGGCGGGGAGGGGCAGCCCTATGAGTTCGAGGCGCGCGGCGCCGTGTTCACCACCCGCGTGTCGCAAGACCTCGTCTTCGACGAGACGGCGGGCCGCAACCAGCCCGTGGGTCCCTCCCAGCGCCTGGGGGCCTTCGCCACCTCGCGCTTCACCCTGCTCGAGCGCCTGGACGTGCAGGGCAGTCTGGCCTGGGCCCACGCGACGCTGCCGGCCCCCGGCGCTCCGTCCTGGAAGGTCTGGGAGGGCACGGTGATGCCCTACATCCCCCAGCTCATCGGCCGGGTGGATGCGTCGTTGCGCGGCCAGCTCGACGTGGGCACCTTCCCGGTGAGCTGGATGCTCGCGCTGGGCCACAGCGCCATCGGCCCGAAGCCGCTGCCGCTCGATCGCTTCAGCGAGCCCATCTTCCTCTTCGATGTGGCCGCGAGCGCCCGGTGGAAGGCGCTGGAGCTGGGCGTGTCGGTGGAGAACCTGCTCGACGCGCGCTGGCGCGAGGCCGAGTTCAATTACGTCTCCAACTTCCGTGGCCCGGATGCCCCGGCCTCGCTGATGGCCACGCGCCACTTCTCCGCGGGCGCACCTCGCACCGTGCTCGCCACGCTCACCGTTCATCTGGACTTGCAGGAGGCCGTGCCATGA
- a CDS encoding S9 family peptidase encodes MTLASREAPYGAWKSPLTAELIASQSLSLGEVAVDGEDVYWLEVRANEGGRHVIVRRTAEGTHADLLPAPTEGRAAYSARSLVYGRGGGSFTVSEGRVVFVNHASGGAHPDQRLYRVNPGRTPVPITPDTGGKHRYADLSIDRARHRVLCVREDWRNLQEGQPRIALVAVDIDGQKQTVLAQGRDFYSSPVLSPNGRRIAWLAWDYPSMPWDGCELWVADVDEEGELRHARLVAGGSTESIFQPEWSPQGELYFVSDRNNWWNLYRLQGRNVVPVLERRAEFGTAQWSLGMSTYTFISPRHVVCAFNEQGQWKLGRLDVVLGQFSELATPYTDICHVRGGFATAYFVGGGPEQPASVVRLDMESGKPQVIKAASTVPESLLPYLSRPEPLHYPTTELGESHAWYYPPTHPDFRAPAGEKPPLLILSHGGPTGAASTKLDWTIQYFTSRGFGVVDVNHRGSTGHGRDYRLSLYGNFGVMDVDDCANAALRLVQEGRVDARRLVARGAGMGGYTTLSLLAFRDILRCGTSVAGVSNLESLADNAEKFEAHYLDQLLGPVLESRQLLHDRSPAFHVDNLKRSPLLFIQGRQDSRVPSRETEELVRKLRAHGVPTALLLVEGEAQAPRGTPEARKALETELSFYARVMGLTLADPLEPVVIEPSPGS; translated from the coding sequence ATGACGCTCGCAAGCCGGGAAGCGCCCTACGGCGCCTGGAAGTCCCCCCTCACCGCCGAGCTCATCGCCTCCCAGTCGCTCTCGCTGGGCGAGGTGGCCGTCGATGGGGAGGACGTGTACTGGCTGGAGGTGCGCGCCAACGAGGGGGGCCGGCACGTCATCGTGCGGCGCACCGCGGAGGGCACGCACGCGGACCTGCTGCCCGCGCCCACCGAGGGCCGCGCGGCCTATAGCGCGCGCAGTCTCGTGTACGGCCGGGGCGGCGGCTCGTTCACCGTGTCCGAGGGGCGGGTGGTGTTCGTCAACCACGCGAGCGGCGGCGCCCACCCGGATCAGCGCCTGTACCGGGTGAACCCGGGCCGCACGCCGGTGCCCATCACCCCGGACACGGGCGGCAAGCACCGCTACGCGGACCTGAGCATCGACCGGGCGCGCCACCGCGTGCTGTGCGTGCGCGAGGACTGGCGCAACCTCCAGGAAGGCCAGCCGCGCATCGCGCTCGTCGCGGTGGACATCGACGGGCAGAAGCAGACGGTGCTCGCGCAGGGGCGCGACTTCTACTCCTCGCCGGTGCTCAGCCCCAACGGGCGGCGCATCGCCTGGCTCGCGTGGGACTACCCGAGCATGCCGTGGGACGGGTGCGAGCTGTGGGTGGCGGACGTGGACGAGGAGGGGGAGCTGCGTCACGCGCGGCTGGTGGCCGGTGGCTCCACCGAGTCCATCTTCCAGCCCGAGTGGTCGCCCCAGGGCGAGCTGTACTTCGTGAGCGACCGCAACAACTGGTGGAACCTCTACCGGCTGCAGGGGCGCAACGTGGTGCCGGTGCTCGAGCGCCGGGCGGAGTTCGGCACGGCCCAGTGGAGCCTGGGCATGTCCACCTACACCTTCATCTCGCCCCGGCACGTGGTGTGCGCCTTCAACGAGCAGGGCCAGTGGAAGCTGGGGCGGCTGGACGTGGTGCTCGGCCAGTTCTCCGAGCTGGCCACGCCCTACACGGACATCTGCCATGTGCGCGGGGGCTTCGCCACGGCGTACTTCGTGGGCGGCGGGCCCGAGCAGCCCGCGAGCGTGGTGCGGCTGGACATGGAGTCGGGCAAGCCCCAGGTCATCAAGGCCGCGAGCACGGTGCCCGAGTCGCTCCTGCCCTACCTGTCGCGCCCCGAGCCCCTGCACTACCCCACCACCGAGCTGGGCGAGTCGCACGCCTGGTACTATCCCCCCACCCACCCGGACTTCCGCGCGCCCGCGGGCGAGAAGCCGCCCCTGCTCATCCTCAGCCACGGCGGTCCCACGGGCGCGGCCTCGACGAAGCTGGACTGGACCATCCAGTACTTCACCAGCCGGGGCTTCGGCGTGGTGGACGTCAACCACCGGGGCAGCACGGGCCATGGCCGCGACTACCGCCTGTCCCTGTACGGCAACTTCGGCGTCATGGACGTGGATGACTGCGCCAACGCCGCGCTGCGGCTGGTGCAGGAGGGCCGCGTGGATGCCCGGCGCCTGGTGGCGCGGGGCGCTGGCATGGGCGGCTACACCACCCTGTCGCTGCTCGCCTTCCGGGACATCCTGCGCTGTGGCACCAGCGTGGCGGGCGTGTCCAACCTGGAGTCCCTGGCGGACAACGCGGAGAAGTTCGAGGCGCACTACCTGGATCAGCTCCTCGGCCCCGTGCTCGAGTCCCGGCAGCTCTTGCATGACCGCTCCCCGGCGTTCCACGTGGACAACCTCAAGCGCAGCCCGCTCTTGTTCATCCAGGGCCGGCAGGACTCGCGGGTGCCCTCGCGGGAGACGGAGGAACTGGTGCGCAAGCTGCGCGCGCACGGGGTGCCCACGGCGCTGCTGCTCGTCGAGGGCGAGGCCCAGGCGCCCCGCGGCACCCCCGAGGCGCGCAAGGCCCTGGAGACCGAGCTGTCCTTCTACGCGCGCGTCATGGGGCTCACCCTGGCCGATCCCCTGGAGCCCGTGGTCATCGAGCCCTCGCCCGGCTCCTAG
- a CDS encoding Fur family transcriptional regulator: MAARKTTSPPTLGEYQELLRSSGLRSTAARIAVLRELEAATTPLSHADLVDALKDEGYDRVTLYRNLTDLTEVGLVVRTDLGDRVWRFEIKRDTSGHHDPHPHFTCTDCGAVSCLPAKSVRLAPTKGMPKSVADSTVDIQLRGLCDRCG; encoded by the coding sequence ATGGCCGCCAGGAAAACCACATCTCCACCGACCCTGGGCGAATACCAGGAGCTGCTGCGCTCCTCGGGGCTGCGCAGCACGGCGGCTCGGATCGCCGTCCTCCGGGAACTTGAAGCCGCCACCACGCCGCTGAGTCACGCGGACCTGGTGGACGCGCTCAAGGACGAGGGCTACGACCGCGTCACGCTCTACCGCAACCTCACGGACCTGACCGAGGTAGGCCTCGTGGTGCGCACGGACCTGGGAGACCGGGTGTGGCGCTTCGAGATCAAGCGCGACACGTCGGGCCACCACGACCCGCACCCGCACTTCACCTGCACGGACTGCGGCGCCGTGTCGTGCCTGCCGGCCAAGTCCGTCCGCCTCGCGCCCACCAAGGGCATGCCCAAGTCCGTGGCGGACAGCACGGTGGACATCCAGTTGCGCGGCCTGTGTGACCGCTGCGGCTAG
- the rpsN gene encoding 30S ribosomal protein S14 gives MAKTSKIEKNKQRAALVKRYAERRTALKEAIRAAATMDERMRAQTALGKLPRDSNPNRVTNRCTLTGRPRGYLRRFGLSRIAFREKALAGEIPGVIKSSW, from the coding sequence ATGGCGAAGACGAGCAAGATCGAGAAGAACAAGCAGCGCGCGGCGCTGGTGAAGCGGTACGCGGAGCGGCGGACCGCCCTCAAGGAGGCCATCCGCGCGGCGGCCACGATGGATGAGCGGATGCGGGCGCAGACGGCGCTGGGCAAGCTGCCGCGCGACTCCAATCCCAACCGGGTGACGAATCGGTGCACGCTCACAGGCCGTCCCCGCGGCTACCTGCGCCGCTTCGGTCTGTCGCGCATCGCGTTCCGCGAGAAGGCCCTGGCCGGGGAAATCCCCGGGGTCATCAAGTCGAGCTGGTGA
- a CDS encoding TerC/Alx family metal homeostasis membrane protein: protein MQSNPVSPWEWGLFAVLVLGMIIVDLRSHRGTHAESRKAAYLWSGAWIAVGLGFAGFVAWRHGGVAAQEYLGAYLIEKSLSLDNLFVFLVIFSSLGVREDDQRRVLFWGILGALVLRGVFIFVGLEALERWHWVVYGFGALLLVAAWRVARAPHGPGSGDNKLVTWLTRRLPVTRHAPDRAFFTRTKDGWQATTLFVALAAIELSDVAFAIDSVPAALSVSRNMFVVYTSNVFAILGLRALYIALASSAHELRYLRFGLAAVLAFAALKMILSEWIEVPPLPSVAVIVVCIGTAVGFSLRARHRDTHGRGPHDGQHAEARA, encoded by the coding sequence ATGCAATCCAATCCGGTATCGCCATGGGAGTGGGGCCTGTTCGCGGTGCTCGTCCTCGGGATGATCATCGTCGATCTCAGGTCCCATCGCGGCACGCATGCCGAGTCGCGCAAGGCGGCCTATCTCTGGAGCGGCGCGTGGATCGCCGTGGGGCTCGGGTTCGCGGGCTTCGTGGCCTGGAGGCACGGAGGCGTGGCGGCACAGGAGTACCTGGGCGCCTACCTCATCGAGAAGAGCCTCAGCCTGGACAACCTGTTCGTCTTCCTCGTCATCTTCTCGAGCCTCGGGGTACGCGAGGATGACCAGCGCCGGGTGCTCTTCTGGGGCATCCTCGGGGCGCTCGTGTTGCGCGGGGTGTTCATCTTCGTGGGGCTGGAGGCGCTGGAGCGCTGGCACTGGGTGGTCTACGGCTTTGGCGCCCTGCTGCTCGTCGCCGCCTGGCGCGTGGCGCGCGCCCCGCACGGCCCGGGGTCGGGGGACAACAAGCTGGTGACGTGGCTGACGCGGCGCCTGCCCGTGACGCGGCACGCCCCGGACCGGGCCTTCTTCACGCGCACGAAGGACGGGTGGCAGGCCACGACCCTGTTCGTCGCGCTCGCCGCCATCGAGTTGTCGGACGTGGCGTTCGCCATCGACTCGGTCCCGGCCGCCCTGTCGGTGAGCCGCAACATGTTCGTGGTCTACACGTCCAACGTGTTCGCCATCCTCGGGCTGCGAGCGCTCTACATCGCGCTGGCCAGCTCGGCGCACGAGCTGCGCTACCTGCGCTTCGGGCTCGCGGCGGTGCTCGCGTTCGCCGCGCTGAAGATGATCCTCTCGGAGTGGATCGAAGTGCCCCCGCTGCCCTCCGTGGCCGTCATCGTGGTGTGCATCGGCACCGCGGTGGGCTTCAGCCTCCGGGCGCGCCACCGGGACACCCACGGACGAGGGCCCCACGACGGGCAGCACGCAGAGGCCCGGGCGTAG